In Bacillota bacterium, the genomic window GTTTACGGTTTAGGCCGAACCCAAGCCTCCACCTACTCTTTACTAGCCGGCCTGGGCACCGTCATTTCCGGGCCGCTATCCGGCCTGATTTCCGATCGACTCCAGCGCCGCAAACCGGTCCTGCTTACCTTTTGCGCCCTACCGCTCATTGCTTGGAGCATCTTGGTCCTGTGGCCGGGGAAAATTTCCTTGCCCTTGTTAAAACCGGTCTTTTTCCTGGCCGGTTTGGGGACCGGCGGCTACCTGACCGTGATGGTGCTCACCAAAGAGCTGAACCCACCGGCCATTGCTGGCCTGGCCACCGGCACCGTCAACACCGGCGCCTTCTTAGGCGCTGCCATCCTCCAGCCGTTGGTGGGCTTTGTCCTGGATGCCACCTGGGATGGCACCGTGGCGGCCGGCGTGCCGTTATATTCGCTCACCGGGTTTCGCCGCGGATTTAGCATCTGTCTGCTAACAGTGGCTGTAGCTTACCTTACTGCTTTGCGCCTCCCGGAGACCGGTGCCCGCCACTTGTTAACTGACGACGATTTGCTGCGGGAGCACCCGGCGATCGGGGGCCGGTACGAGTCCACCGACTAGAATCCTAACGGCCCAAAGTCAGTATGATTAGTTAACACCTGACCCCTGACCGAAATTGGCCCCGAGGGAAAGGAGGGTGGCTGATGTCGGTGAAAATAATACTGGCGCTGCTCTTTTCTATTACTGTCTGGGGCGGATCCTTTCCCGTGGCCAAGCTGGCCCTGGAGGAACTGACACCTCTTAACCTGGCTGCCCTTCGCTTCACTGTGGCCTCGCTGCTTTTCATTCCAGTGGTACTGCTAGTCCAGCGGCGGCAAGATGAGCCCGCTATTCCTTGGCCTTCGCGGCCCGATCTGTTGCGGCTGAACGGTTTGGCTTGGCTGGGGGTCACCATCCATTTCCTCTTGCAATACAGCGCCGTGGCCCGTACCACCGCCTCTAACGCCGGCCTCATCATAGCTATTTCGCCCCTGTTTGTGGTCCTTATCTCCAACTTCTGGCTCAAAGAACCGCTTACCTGGCGCCAACTGGTGGGCATCTTGGTGGCCAGCTTCGGGGTGGCGGTGGTGATCAGCCGAGGCACGTTTCAGTTCAGCTTTGGCAGCCAAACCCTGCAAGGGGATCTGATTATGGTGGTGGACGCCTTCTTTTGGGCCCTGTTTTCCATCTGCGGCCGAGAAATGATGCGGCGGCTGTCACCTCTTATTACCACCTTTTACGTTACCGTCTTGGGCACCGTCTGGTTTTATCCCTGGGCCCTGCCGGCCGGCCTCTGGACCCAAGTCACTTCCCTGTCGGCTACCGGCTGGTTGGCAGTTCTCTTTTTGGGCGTATTTTGTTCCGTGGGCGGCTACTACTGTTGGTACTGGGCCCTATCCCAGGTAGAAGCCAGCAAAGTGGCTCCGTTTCAGTATCTACAGCCCATGGTATCGTTGGCTCTATCAGCCCTTCTTTTGGGAGAGCGGATTTCCCCGCTGGTTTTTGTCGGCGGTGCCGTACCGATAATCCTGGGCCTGAATTTTCTCTCTAAACCTTGACGACAGTCCCGAAGCATGATACAATTCATCCAAAGTTAATATATTACCTCATCCCAGAAATGGCTGTAGTGTTTCCCGGGATGGGGTAGAGGTTGCGGGAGATCATGAGTACCGGCAGGGAGCAGGGCAGCTATGAATTGCCGGGAAAGGGGTCACACCGCCGAAGTCGGTCGCCGGCTGCTGGCGACACGGCTGGGGCTGCAGTGAATAACTGCAGAACTGTCACCTGGGGATTGACCGGATCACCGGGTGGAGAGCTATCCCATTAAGGGGAGAGGAGGGGGATGAGGGTGTTTTTATGTCCACCCCAAGATCCAAAACGCCGAAAACGGACAGGCTCATGACTTACCGAACACTAAGATACCGAGGTCCGAAAGCAGACTAAGGTCCGAAAGGGGACCAAGGTCTGGAAACAGACAAAAGTCCGAAAGGGGCGTTTCTAATGGATTTACAGACTGTAGGGTGGCTTTCTATTGTCCCGCCCTTCGTAGCCATCACCTTGGCTATTGTCACTAAGGAAGTATTGATTTCGTTGGCTCTGGGTATCTTTTGCGGGGCCCTGATTCTAACCGGCGGCAATCCGGCTACCGCTTTTACCAAATCAGTGGAAATCCTGATCGAGTCCATCGGCGATGCTGAATGGAACGTGCGCGTTATTCTCTTTGTAATGCTGCTGGGTGGCATTGTGGGCCTGTTGGCTCGTTCCGGCAGTCCTATTTCCTTTAGCCAGTGGGCAGTGAAAAAAGTAAAGAGCCGACCCCGTGCTCTGTTTACCACTTGGGTGCTGGGCGTTATTATCTTTATGGACGACTATTTCAACTGCCTAACCGTGGGCACCATCATGCGGCCCATTACCGACCGCTATCGCGTATCGCGAGCCAAGCTATCGTTTATTATTGATTCCACGGCTGCTCCGGTGTGTATTTTGATACCGTTGTCCACTTGGGTGGCCTACGTTATGTCGCTTCTAGTTCATGAATTCGGCCAGTACGGCATCACCTTAAATCCCTTCCAGGCGTTTATGTCTACCATTCCTTACAACCTTTATCCCTGGCTTATTCTAGGGATGGTGCTGGTCACTTCCTTTGCCGATTTAGAATACGGCCCCATGGCCCATCATGAGCGCCTGGCTCTGGAAAAAGGCATCTTATATGACGAGTCCATGGGCTCTCCTCCGGGCGACGACTTTGCCCAAATGGAAGTGGCGGAAAACAGCCAGCCCATCGACCTGATCCTGCCTATTGTTACCCTGGTGGTGGGCACCATCATAGCCATGCTGATTACCGGCGGCTACGGCGAAGTCGGTTTCTGGGAAGCCATTATGAATACCGACTCAGCCACGGCGTTAGTTTACGGAGCCACCGTCACCATTATTTTCATGGTGATCTTTTACCACTTCCGCCGGGTAGTACCCGTCTCGGAGTCTATGAACGCTGTAACCCAAGGGTTTAAGTCCATGGTGATGGCGGTGTCGGTGCTGTCGCTAGCTTGGAGCATCGGAGCCATCTGTTCGGAGCTGGGCACCGGTGTCTGGGTGGCCGGCGTTGTATCCAAGGGCCTTCCGGCCATGTTCATACCGGCAGCCCTATTCCTCGCCTCGGCTCTAATTGGCTTTTCCACCGGCACTTCCTGGGGCACCTTTGCCATCATGATCCCCATTGCCGTGCCGTTGGCCCAGGCCGTTGACATCGCTTACCTGATTCCGTCCGTGGCCGCCGTGTTGTCCGGTGGCACCTTCGGCGATCATTGCTCACCCATTTCCGATACCACCATCATGTCTTCCACCGGCGGCGCCTGCCACCACGTGGATCACGTGAATACCCAACTGCCATATGCTGTCACGGCCGCCGCACTGGCCACAGTCGGTTTTATCACCACTTCCTTCCTGCCCAGCGGCTGGCTGGTACTGGCGCTCTCCTTGGCCCTGTTCTTTGTCGTTACCAAGTTCCTGCACGCCTTCTGGAACGACGGAGTACCGGAAGCACAAATGGCCCAGGAGCAAAGCGGCAGCTAAACCAAGTCAATATTGATCTTTTTCTCGGGCGGCCCTCTGTGGCCGCCCTGACTTATTACTGCATCGCGTTGCAAGGACAGGGCTTCGTCCCTGCCGCCAGCCGGACCACCGAACCATCGTACTATCCTTCAAGTAACCGGGCAGCCACAGAGGGCCGCCTGTTTTAAATGCTTAGGTTACGTTGCCTATCCGCCCCACTATTTCTTCTTGACCTGGCAGGGAAAATGTGCTAAAAGGAGAATAACACCAGGTGGTTGACCAACCTGCTGTCTGACACATACTAGGGTGCGGAGGTGGGTACAAACGTGACCCAGGACAAGAACAAGCTGGCCCAGCTTACCCTAGCTGAGTGCCACCTACTGCTGAAATCGACCCGTAAACCCATGCACTTTCGGGACTTGTTAAACTCCGGCTGGAACAAAGTACAGCCTGGCACCGAACTTAGCGGCACTGTTTTAGCTAACCTCTACACCAACCTCAACTTAGATGCCCGCTTTGTGCCGCTGGGAAAAGGTCAATGGGGTTTGGCCGAATGGCAGCCGCGTTCGACGCGGTCCAGTATTCCAGCCACTTCACTTCTAGGAAAAACCTACCAGGACGACCGGCCCTCTAAATCGGCCCGGCCCGTAGGTACCGGCCTGGAGGAAGGAGACGAGGATTCAATTCCGGTGGAAGAACCGTTCTTTCCCCTGGAAGAGGACGAGGACGAACCGTGGGACGAAGAGGAAGGAGAAGACCACGAATAGGGGGGACAGTCTGTGAAGATCAGGTGGTACGGACATGCCTGTTTCTTAATTACCACCATAAGCGGTTTGCGGATCCTAACCGATCCTTTTGACGAAACAGTAGGGTACAACCTGCCTGGTATCAGTCCGGACATAGTCACTGTAAGCCA contains:
- a CDS encoding DMT family transporter, whose product is MSVKIILALLFSITVWGGSFPVAKLALEELTPLNLAALRFTVASLLFIPVVLLVQRRQDEPAIPWPSRPDLLRLNGLAWLGVTIHFLLQYSAVARTTASNAGLIIAISPLFVVLISNFWLKEPLTWRQLVGILVASFGVAVVISRGTFQFSFGSQTLQGDLIMVVDAFFWALFSICGREMMRRLSPLITTFYVTVLGTVWFYPWALPAGLWTQVTSLSATGWLAVLFLGVFCSVGGYYCWYWALSQVEASKVAPFQYLQPMVSLALSALLLGERISPLVFVGGAVPIILGLNFLSKP
- the rpoE gene encoding DNA-directed RNA polymerase subunit delta; protein product: MTQDKNKLAQLTLAECHLLLKSTRKPMHFRDLLNSGWNKVQPGTELSGTVLANLYTNLNLDARFVPLGKGQWGLAEWQPRSTRSSIPATSLLGKTYQDDRPSKSARPVGTGLEEGDEDSIPVEEPFFPLEEDEDEPWDEEEGEDHE
- a CDS encoding Na+/H+ antiporter NhaC family protein, translated to MDLQTVGWLSIVPPFVAITLAIVTKEVLISLALGIFCGALILTGGNPATAFTKSVEILIESIGDAEWNVRVILFVMLLGGIVGLLARSGSPISFSQWAVKKVKSRPRALFTTWVLGVIIFMDDYFNCLTVGTIMRPITDRYRVSRAKLSFIIDSTAAPVCILIPLSTWVAYVMSLLVHEFGQYGITLNPFQAFMSTIPYNLYPWLILGMVLVTSFADLEYGPMAHHERLALEKGILYDESMGSPPGDDFAQMEVAENSQPIDLILPIVTLVVGTIIAMLITGGYGEVGFWEAIMNTDSATALVYGATVTIIFMVIFYHFRRVVPVSESMNAVTQGFKSMVMAVSVLSLAWSIGAICSELGTGVWVAGVVSKGLPAMFIPAALFLASALIGFSTGTSWGTFAIMIPIAVPLAQAVDIAYLIPSVAAVLSGGTFGDHCSPISDTTIMSSTGGACHHVDHVNTQLPYAVTAAALATVGFITTSFLPSGWLVLALSLALFFVVTKFLHAFWNDGVPEAQMAQEQSGS